The Gossypium hirsutum isolate 1008001.06 chromosome D02, Gossypium_hirsutum_v2.1, whole genome shotgun sequence region GCGTGAGataaaaaataagctaaaaacACTATGCCACACATCCAAACATACACTTAACCCATTTGTGCTATAATAATTTGATTCTACTTGTTCAAACATCTTTATACTCCACTATGTTGTAACAATTCGATTCCATGGATTTAAGATCTGTAGTTGTACTTAGATTATATGAGTTAAATTGCAAACATACCAAATGAATAATGCtaataaaatacaataattcaTACAGTAAGTTTACACGTATATacaaatatgtttaaaaaaaacttaattgcacTATACCAATACCTTGAATACTCAAATtgaatctttaaaaatttaaaagctgaatcataaagagaaaaaaagaagaaaaataaacaatCAAACAGTATGTTTGAATCAATTAAGCACAAATTTTCTTGGCCCCAAAAATACAAATAATGTTTCACTTGCATGAAGACTTTTCAATCTGTGCATAGTCTTCCCTGCATATCCTCATCCTATGAAAAGGCTTGaggttttatttttaagaatacaAAGTCAATATATACACATGATAGATGATTAACACAAGTTAACTGaacaaattacttttttttttttggcaactAACAGAAGGGAAAAGGAATTATGAACACACCCAAATGATTACACAACAACAAATTGAAAACGTATCTTTGTTCCCCCTAAAATGAATTAGAAGTAAATTGCTGCAAATTCAAGGTCAATTCTTTTTTATGTGTTTTTCTTTACCTAATTTTTGCCCAACACTATGAAGATGTGTTACCTTTTTTTCCTGTTTTCCCCCACTATGGGTATAACTTCGATCTATATTTGACCCCCGGTGGTGCCTTCTCTTCGTCTACGTCTTCGGCCTGAACGTCCCAAAAGAAGTCTGCCATGCCGGCGAAGGCGGCTAACCAAAGAAATATCGCCGCCATCATCTTCGTCGTCATCTTGACCAGAGGAACCGAGATCCCCAACGGGGGAGGTGTGGTGAATGCCAACAGTGTCCTCATCGGGTGTGTGTGTAGGTTGCCTTGGTCGTCTACTGAGGTCATTACCTGATGGACCAAATGCATGCAGGAGAAGAAAGAAGTTAACGACATTACTATCTAAGCCAACTTCAAAATTTCCATTACGATCTGCAGGATCTGTGTCAGGACCATCTTCTTCTTCTGTCTCTAAACCACGATGATTTCCTTCTATCACGTAATCACCAAAAACCATTGCCCCTGGCATAGCTGATCTTATTGTGCTTATCACGTCCTCTCTTTCACGCTCTCGTTCAAGCCTTCTCCATTTCTGTTCAAGAGTAGGATCCACTTCGCGTGGCTTGGCACACGGATGATTGGCTTTCATGTGTTTCCTTAGTTCCTTAAAAGTCCCAACAAAGGTACAGTCATCCTGCATGCAGCTTCTCTTTTTAGCATTTAAATATTCCCTTGCAGGTTCCACCACAGTCCATCCTTTCACTTGACCCCTGCAAAGTGGACATGCAAGTTCCGTCACTTCACACTTCTCAACACTTGACGCTAGAACCAGATTATCAATGGAACCATGCAAAGATTCTTCGTGACTGGATGAGACTACTTTAGTGTAGAACTTCTTGTACTGGTCAAGGCAATTTGAATATCGGAAGCTAGTTCCACACATGTAGGGACGGCAGCCCTTGTCATGAGATGAACAGAGAAGAAGAACAGCATTGTGAGGGCACTCCATGCAAACAGAACATGTTACATCTTCCCAGTCTTTCTTATCCAAAGGTTTGGAACAGTTTTTGTGGTACAAGTCCCCAGAGATCCCTTGGCGCCGTGAGGACAATGAGTATGGGGTTGGCCGGAATTGCCTGAAAGCAGTTCTACGTCGTCCTTTGCTTCCTTTTGCCATTTGCAAACTACACCTCAGAACAATACTTCGCAATCAAAAAATCTCATGACAGTAGAATAATCTTGAGCCAAAAACATACTGGTAAAACAGATCAATTACTCAGTGCAAttcaaattttctaaataataGTGACTTAAGGCCTATAAACCATAGTTTCCATGATCCATGATAGGTCATGCATGTTCATGGTAATATCTATCTCCTATAAACTTACTTCCAGCAATGTCCTAACTTGAAATCTAGAATATAACAGTCCAAGGTCCGAAATTTTATGCATGTAACCCTTAAAAGAACGATGAGATACTTTGGTTATTTAGGCAATGGATGCACGGAGTTCTCTCATACACTACATATGCAGACAGGCACATTTCTTTAATGTTTTCTCTCTTCTTTGTCTCCCAAAAACACCATCTTTACCAAAACTAACAGGGGAATTGGCATAAAAGGAGGCTTCCACATGTTCAAACTTGATAGAACAGTCGATCTAAAGCTGTCTCACTCGGCACGTAACCATTTGGAAGATAAATTGATCACAGAAACTAGTAATACACCGGACAACCAACAATATTTCTTAGGTTTTAACATTATGTACTTCATACCTTATGACTCAAAAAGGATAAAACAATAACTTCCATTCTAATCTCACAATGCCATTATGAGCCATCTATGACCAAATCTATAGAGAAATCTAGCTACATTACACCCTTATCCTCTCCTTTATTACATCGATATGCCCTTTTTCTAATAATGAAATGTTTGTAAGAACTTTGATTCCTAGAGACAAATTTCTAAGATTTCAAGGAACTAAATCAAGAGAGGCTAGGAGGGGAGTGAATCCTCATTTCCAAAATTTGAGATTCATGACATGAACCATAAGCATATCAAAAACCCGATCGGGTATCTTATCCTTGATGAAATTCAAACCCATAATTTTCATTGAAGAACTGAATTAAAATCCTCTAACAGTAAacaataaacaaattaattaaatcatcaacaaagaACGTCAATAAAGAAGAAAACCCTTGACACAATTGACATCCATGTTCCATTATCAACGTGAATTAGATCAACCTTCATTGAACATCATAAAAGAACAACACTAATCAATGGCCAACCCAAATATGATAAGACAATTCATAATTCAAAaacatgaaatttcaaagaaTCTCACCtgtatgaaaaaaaaagttgaagaaaTCTTAGATCGAGATAAACGGGTTAGTTGAAGATACGAATTCTCATCTGCTAACAGAACACCCAGAGTAAATAGATCTATTTATATAGAATTATAGATAGATAAAGTTAAAAGAATCCAAAAATAACGTGCTTTAGAAATCATTTACGCAATAATACAGTTAATTAACTGATTAAATTAATCAGAGGAGAACATGAACCTACGATTTTACCCACATGGGACTTGTAGACTTTGATCTATCTAAGATCtacaattatcaaattcaatatttaattaaaaaaaaaagaagacaatAAAAAAGAAGGAACTTGGAAGtatatttaaagattaaaatactttcatttaaaaaaaaagggaaaaaatcaaatttcaaaaaaaaactgtTCAAAGCTTGAAAAGTATAAATGACGTTTCCtagattcttttcttttctcgtGAAGAAAATTAAAAGCTccaaaattcgataaaaaaaaagtaaagataaAGCGACGGACGTACCAGGGAAAAATTagagtgaaaattttgaaacgAAAGAGGAAAATAAAATTTGGGTATGAAAATGAGAGTGAAAGGAatttagggttttgtttattAGCAACGAAATCGGAAGAATTGGCGACGAACTCGAGAGATTGAAAGAGAGGGAGTGATAAGCGCCAAAGAGAAGCTATATTGTATCGGAGAGGGAAAAAGAGGGTTAAAGTGCTTCGAATGTCCCTGGACTACATGAACCTGATCAAATTTAGCCCCTCTATGGATAATTctataatattaaaaagaattaaataaatccaaatcttaataaatttaatatagtgtataaaaatgtattgaatttttttaactaaagTTCTATTATAAACAAAAGAATTTATTTAAAGATATATAAAAACTTTAACAATattaaccttattaaacattaaatgttaattcttttttaatttaatttaattttattatttttaatagtagaagggctaaattaattcatttgaaaataaatgaattaatttgaTCCAACCTTTATAATACAGTAAACTGTTGTTTAACCAACAAACAAAAGTAGCGTAAAAGTAACTTGATAAATCCAGATTTAGGTCAAATCCAATTTGAAAAGTTGTCGAGTAGTGGTTACTTCATACGGTAAAAGATTGTGAATTTCATActccaacttttttttttaatatgtggTGGACTAAGTTAGGTACTTTAAGTATTTGGTGAGCGTGCGTTTAGATTATATGAAGATCACACTTCACAGAATGTTGATGTGGTTAAAAGACATTCACACAAGAAAAAATATTGCTGCCTATGACAATTGAGTAAAGGGGTCGGCTTTATGTTGCAGTGTGTGTCCTGTAGGTTGCCTTTTCTTTATTctaaaattagtttttaaaattattatcttaaataaattattattatttacatacacttAACAAAATGACCcataaaaaactttttttttagtttaatccaTATTACTTCGTATTAAGGGTCATAATTATCCTTTCTAAAAATATTGTCTCTAATGTTTGAACTAATGTCTCTGATTGAGAATGTAATATGGCATATCTTTGCACGttgtaaatataaatttcaaccataaaaatggtaaaaatatcatgaaaACCCTATAAAAGGTGTCgaattgcattttattttacctactcaaaaaattatcaaattagtcattgtacattagatcaaaaagcaaataaattcttcaattaaaaattttattcatttttttggttaaaaattcgTCCCTATACGTTAGTCGAGATACACATGGCACGTCACATGTCACTGTCTGGTTATTCCATCATATATTGTCAGTGTTTAATTATACAAACATATGTGATTTTTTAACAGAAAGAACCAATTTTCTTCTCCATCTACTGTATAAAAACTAATTTGCATGTGTTTTAAATAAAATGGACA contains the following coding sequences:
- the LOC107908600 gene encoding uncharacterized protein — encoded protein: MAKGSKGRRRTAFRQFRPTPYSLSSRRQGISGDLYHKNCSKPLDKKDWEDVTCSVCMECPHNAVLLLCSSHDKGCRPYMCGTSFRYSNCLDQYKKFYTKVVSSSHEESLHGSIDNLVLASSVEKCEVTELACPLCRGQVKGWTVVEPAREYLNAKKRSCMQDDCTFVGTFKELRKHMKANHPCAKPREVDPTLEQKWRRLEREREREDVISTIRSAMPGAMVFGDYVIEGNHRGLETEEEDGPDTDPADRNGNFEVGLDSNVVNFFLLLHAFGPSGNDLSRRPRQPTHTPDEDTVGIHHTSPVGDLGSSGQDDDEDDGGDISLVSRLRRHGRLLLGRSGRRRRRREGTTGGQI